A window of Candidatus Anaeroferrophillus wilburensis genomic DNA:
CTGCAAACGTTCCTGGGAAACGAGCGTTGAAAACACCAGCGGGTTGCCGCGGGATTCATCCCACAGTCGGGGATCCATCCGGCGGAAAAGTTCAACGGCATCCCGGTGCCAGGACCACCAGAGGTTGCGGGCCAGGAGTTCGAGAAAAGCAAGCGGCTGTGGAACCTTGGGAAAAACATTGAATGTTTGCAGATGACTCATGATCGTGTCCTTGGTTGGAATAGAGGTTATCTTCTTTATCTGTCATGGATTTGCCCACCAACGGCCCATGGGAAAAGTTTGCTTGCCGGAAGAATGCCAGACTTACTGTCGATCCTCCTGCAGCCGCTGGAAAACCCGCAGCAGTTCACTGACTCCCCAGGCCTGTGCGTCGCAGCCCCGCTGCCGGTGGGGAGCATTGCCGTCGGTTATTTCCGGCAGCTGGCCGATGCAGCCCCGGTTGAACAGCAGCGTGCTGCTTGCCATCCAGGAGCTGGCAGTTTCCCATCCCTGTCGGCCGTAGGTCATGGCCCAGGCTTCACAAAAGTTCGGAAAAAGCCAGGTCCAGGCGGTGCCGTTATGGTATGCCGGTTTCCGGCAACTGTCTTCATCGCCGCTGTACTCCCCCTGGTAAGGGTGCTGGGGGTTGTTGAGCAGCTGATCCCGATGAATGATCGCCAGTGGTCGGCGGACCGGCCGGTCAGCCAGACTGCGGATAGCTCCGGGAACCAGCAGCTCGGCGCAGGCGGCCAGAATCTTCTGGCAGATTTCAGGGTTACTGACCGCCCCTAAGGTGATGGTCAGCAACTGATTAGGCCGCAGGGCGTCATCAGCTTCAGCTTTGCGGGCCGGGTTCCCCGGTG
This region includes:
- a CDS encoding DUF3417 domain-containing protein codes for the protein MSHLQTFNVFPKVPQPLAFLELLARNLWWSWHRDAVELFRRMDPRLWDESRGNPLVFSTLVSQERLQ